One Luoshenia tenuis genomic region harbors:
- a CDS encoding Gfo/Idh/MocA family protein: MKRVKAAIIGSGMISGIYMQNLTQTFHDVVELVGCSDLIPEKAEKRAQEYGIKVLTNEEIFNDPEIEIVLNLTYMRAHYPVTVQALEAGKHVYTEKCMSLNRDLAKKVYDLAKRKGLYVTGAPDTFLGAGLQTARKLVDNGTIGKPIAARAICVRGFPFFPEYMDSTDREYSMAAGAGILHDMGGYYMTALVNLLGPVKRVAGNFSITKDQFTYKNPDNPRYGHTVKPQAPQTISATLEFESGVVGNFLVTSVGPQGEIPQVEIIGTEGVLYCGDPNMYHGPIGLLREGAWNNPTYEIPLMFPFSEDSRGIAVADLAKAIQNGRKPRAHMDLPYHVLDVLDGMVDSARSGQYYEVPSTLERPRPFAGGTKAGVYQFDD, from the coding sequence TTGAAACGAGTAAAGGCTGCCATCATCGGTTCGGGCATGATTAGCGGTATCTACATGCAGAACCTTACCCAAACTTTTCACGACGTAGTGGAGCTTGTGGGCTGCTCGGACCTGATCCCGGAAAAGGCCGAAAAGCGCGCCCAGGAGTACGGCATCAAGGTGCTGACCAATGAGGAGATCTTTAACGACCCCGAGATCGAGATCGTACTGAACCTGACGTATATGCGCGCCCATTATCCGGTGACCGTCCAGGCCCTGGAAGCCGGCAAACACGTCTATACCGAAAAATGCATGAGCCTGAACCGCGACCTGGCCAAAAAGGTGTACGACCTGGCCAAGCGCAAGGGGCTGTACGTCACCGGCGCGCCGGATACCTTCCTTGGCGCAGGGCTGCAAACCGCCCGCAAGCTGGTGGATAACGGCACCATCGGCAAGCCCATCGCGGCCCGCGCCATCTGCGTGCGCGGCTTCCCCTTCTTCCCGGAGTACATGGATTCTACCGATCGGGAGTATTCCATGGCGGCGGGGGCCGGCATCCTGCACGATATGGGCGGCTATTATATGACGGCGCTGGTCAACCTGCTGGGCCCCGTCAAGCGCGTGGCCGGCAACTTCTCCATCACCAAAGATCAGTTTACCTATAAAAACCCGGATAACCCACGCTATGGCCACACGGTCAAACCCCAGGCGCCCCAGACCATCTCGGCCACTTTGGAGTTTGAAAGCGGCGTAGTGGGCAACTTCCTGGTGACCAGCGTAGGCCCTCAGGGCGAGATCCCGCAGGTGGAGATCATCGGCACCGAGGGCGTGCTCTATTGCGGCGACCCGAATATGTACCACGGCCCCATCGGCCTGCTGCGCGAGGGCGCCTGGAACAACCCCACCTATGAGATTCCGCTGATGTTCCCCTTCTCGGAGGACAGCCGCGGTATCGCCGTGGCGGATCTGGCCAAGGCCATCCAGAACGGCCGCAAGCCCCGCGCGCATATGGATCTGCCCTATCACGTGCTGGACGTGCTGGACGGTATGGTGGATTCCGCCCGCAGCGGCCAGTATTACGAGGTACCCTCTACGCTTGAGCGGCCGCGGCCCTTTGCCGGCGGCACTAAAGCGGGCGTTTATCAGTTTGACGACTGA